Proteins encoded together in one Peribacillus asahii window:
- a CDS encoding Mini-ribonuclease 3 has product MLYYEQEIDAKMLNSLALAYMGDAVYETYIRYHLIQKGSVKPHLLHKKATAFVSAKAQNTIIHFFLEENYLTEEEMAVVRRGRNAKSGTVPKNTDVQTYRYSTAFEALIGYLHLLKRQERMEEIIQRSIQFIEEGTAIR; this is encoded by the coding sequence ATGCTTTATTATGAACAGGAAATTGATGCGAAAATGTTAAATAGTTTAGCTCTTGCCTATATGGGTGATGCCGTATACGAAACGTATATCCGGTATCATCTCATTCAAAAAGGCTCGGTAAAACCCCATCTTCTTCATAAGAAAGCGACCGCTTTTGTATCAGCAAAAGCACAGAATACGATCATTCACTTTTTCTTAGAAGAGAATTACTTAACAGAAGAAGAGATGGCGGTTGTTCGTCGGGGACGAAATGCAAAATCGGGCACGGTTCCGAAAAATACGGATGTTCAAACGTATCGTTATAGTACAGCGTTTGAAGCCTTAATCGGTTATCTGCATTTATTGAAGCGGCAAGAGAGAATGGAAGAAATTATACAACGGTCGATTCAATTTATTGAAGAAGGGACGGCTATCCGATGA
- the rlmB gene encoding 23S rRNA (guanosine(2251)-2'-O)-methyltransferase RlmB, whose product MSEEFIIGRNPVLEALRSEREVSKIWIAEGSQKGSMQQVIGIAKEKKVFVQIVPKKKIDQMVEGIHQGVVAKVAAYEYAEVDDLFARAEERGEAPFFMILDEIEDPHNLGSIMRTADAAGAHGIIIPKRRAVGLTATVAKASTGAIEYIPVARVTNLARAIEELKERGVWIVGTDAKGSDDYRNLDGKMPIGLVIGSEGKGMGRLTKEKCDFLIRLPMVGKVTSLNASVAASLLMYEVYRKRNPLGE is encoded by the coding sequence ATGAGCGAAGAATTTATTATTGGAAGAAACCCCGTGCTAGAAGCACTGCGTTCTGAGCGGGAGGTTAGTAAGATTTGGATTGCTGAAGGCTCACAAAAGGGCTCCATGCAACAAGTGATAGGAATTGCGAAAGAGAAAAAAGTATTTGTACAAATCGTTCCGAAGAAGAAAATTGATCAAATGGTCGAAGGAATTCATCAAGGCGTTGTTGCTAAAGTAGCTGCTTATGAATATGCAGAGGTAGATGATTTATTTGCTAGAGCGGAGGAGCGCGGCGAGGCTCCATTTTTTATGATTTTAGATGAAATTGAAGATCCACATAATCTTGGTTCAATTATGAGAACAGCTGATGCAGCAGGTGCTCATGGTATTATTATTCCGAAGCGCCGTGCAGTCGGTTTAACGGCAACGGTGGCAAAAGCTTCAACAGGTGCAATTGAATATATTCCAGTAGCGCGTGTCACGAATTTAGCTCGTGCAATTGAAGAACTGAAAGAACGTGGAGTTTGGATTGTAGGTACAGATGCTAAAGGAAGCGATGACTACCGTAACCTAGATGGGAAGATGCCGATTGGTCTTGTAATTGGCAGTGAAGGAAAAGGAATGGGACGATTGACAAAAGAGAAGTGCGACTTTCTCATTCGCCTGCCAATGGTAGGGAAGGTTACTTCATTGAATGCTTCAGTTGCTGCTAGTTTATTGATGTATGAAGTTTATCGTAAACGCAACCCTTTAGGGGAATAA
- a CDS encoding NYN domain-containing protein — MNILLVDGYNIIGAWPELRELKQRDLSAARDRLIELMAEYQAFMGYRVIIVFDAYYVQGVSRTFKNHKVEVIFTRENETADERIEKMAIELNNIKTQIQVATSDYTEQWVIFGQGALRKSARELLIEMEQVRGAIKKDVSKTTKKKPASKIPLSDKVAETFEKWRRGKL; from the coding sequence ATGAACATTCTGTTGGTCGACGGTTACAATATTATTGGAGCATGGCCGGAACTAAGAGAATTAAAGCAACGAGATCTTTCTGCAGCTAGAGACCGTTTAATTGAATTGATGGCGGAATACCAAGCGTTTATGGGATATCGTGTCATTATTGTTTTTGATGCTTACTATGTTCAAGGAGTTTCTCGTACATTTAAAAATCATAAAGTGGAAGTCATTTTTACGAGAGAGAATGAAACAGCTGATGAGCGGATCGAGAAAATGGCCATTGAATTAAATAATATTAAAACGCAAATTCAAGTAGCAACATCAGATTATACGGAGCAATGGGTCATTTTTGGACAGGGGGCCCTCCGGAAATCAGCGCGCGAGCTATTGATTGAAATGGAGCAAGTCCGTGGTGCAATTAAGAAGGATGTATCGAAGACAACAAAGAAAAAGCCGGCTTCCAAAATTCCTTTAAGTGATAAAGTGGCTGAAACTTTTGAAAAATGGCGACGAGGAAAGTTATGA
- the sigH gene encoding RNA polymerase sporulation sigma factor SigH: protein MGVKSGMKLNEEYIQLDDDELVGLVHKGDSEALDYLIQKYRNFVRAKARTYFLIGADKEDIVQEGMIGLYKAIRDFKGDKLSSFKAFAELCITRQIITAIKTATRQKHIPLNSYVSLDKPIYDDESDRTLMDVISGAKVLDPEELMINKEEFDDIEVKMAELLSDLERKVLSLYLDGQTYQEISEELNRHVKSIDNALQRVKRKLERYLEVREINL from the coding sequence ATGGGCGTTAAATCCGGAATGAAGCTGAATGAAGAGTATATACAGCTTGATGACGATGAGCTAGTGGGTTTAGTACACAAAGGTGATAGTGAAGCGCTAGATTATTTAATTCAAAAGTACCGTAACTTTGTAAGAGCAAAAGCTAGAACGTATTTTCTAATTGGTGCGGACAAGGAAGATATCGTTCAAGAAGGTATGATTGGTTTGTATAAAGCGATTCGTGATTTTAAAGGTGATAAGTTATCGTCTTTTAAGGCGTTTGCTGAGCTATGTATTACAAGACAGATTATTACGGCTATTAAGACAGCAACTCGTCAAAAACATATACCGCTTAATTCCTATGTTTCTCTGGACAAGCCTATTTATGATGATGAATCTGATCGCACTCTTATGGACGTTATTTCGGGAGCGAAAGTGTTAGACCCGGAAGAGCTTATGATTAATAAAGAAGAATTCGATGATATTGAAGTGAAGATGGCAGAACTGCTAAGCGATTTAGAACGGAAAGTACTTTCTTTGTATTTGGATGGACAAACGTACCAGGAAATTTCAGAAGAGCTAAATAGGCATGTCAAGTCTATCGATAATGCATTACAACGTGTGAAAAGAAAACTAGAGCGCTATCTAGAAGTTAGAGAGATTAACTTATAG
- the rpmG gene encoding 50S ribosomal protein L33: MRKKIILACTDCGSRNYSSESNKALNVERLEIKKFCKTCNAHTAHKETK; encoded by the coding sequence ATGCGTAAAAAAATTATCTTAGCTTGTACAGACTGTGGTTCTAGAAATTATAGCTCGGAAAGTAACAAAGCATTGAATGTTGAACGTCTTGAAATTAAGAAGTTCTGTAAGACATGTAATGCTCATACGGCACATAAGGAAACAAAGTAA
- the secE gene encoding preprotein translocase subunit SecE, translated as MKRMTEFFRGVAREMRKVSWPKRKELTKYTIVVLATVIIMSLFFVVVDLGISELIRLVVE; from the coding sequence ATGAAACGCATGACTGAATTTTTCCGCGGTGTAGCTCGCGAAATGCGAAAAGTGAGCTGGCCAAAGCGGAAAGAATTAACGAAATATACAATTGTTGTTTTAGCGACTGTTATTATTATGTCATTATTCTTTGTTGTTGTGGACTTAGGAATTTCTGAATTAATTCGTTTAGTTGTTGAATAA
- the nusG gene encoding transcription termination/antitermination protein NusG produces MEKNWYVVHTYSGYENKVKANLEKRVESMGMQDKIFRVIVPEEEETEIKDGKKKVLKKKVFPGYVLVEIIMTDDSWYVVRNTPGVTGFVGSSGAGSKPTPLLPEEIEVVLKRMGVEEGRVEVDFEVGDSVTVKEGPFANFGGTIEELDTDKSKVRVLVNMFGRDTPVELDFDQVEKL; encoded by the coding sequence ATGGAAAAGAATTGGTATGTAGTTCACACCTATTCGGGATATGAGAATAAAGTAAAAGCGAACCTTGAGAAGCGTGTAGAATCCATGGGGATGCAAGATAAGATTTTCCGAGTGATTGTGCCTGAAGAAGAAGAAACAGAAATTAAAGATGGTAAAAAGAAAGTGTTGAAGAAGAAGGTATTCCCTGGATATGTACTAGTAGAAATCATCATGACAGATGATTCTTGGTATGTAGTCAGAAATACGCCGGGTGTCACAGGTTTCGTCGGTTCTTCTGGAGCAGGATCAAAGCCAACGCCTCTTCTTCCAGAAGAGATTGAAGTTGTGTTAAAACGCATGGGTGTTGAAGAAGGCAGAGTGGAAGTGGACTTTGAAGTAGGTGATTCTGTAACAGTGAAGGAAGGACCGTTTGCAAACTTTGGAGGAACTATCGAAGAACTAGATACAGATAAGAGCAAAGTTCGCGTGCTTGTAAATATGTTTGGTCGAGATACTCCGGTTGAACTAGATTTTGATCAAGTGGAAAAATTATAA
- the rplK gene encoding 50S ribosomal protein L11 — MAKKVIKMVKLQIPAGKANPAPPVGPALGQAGVNIMGFCKEFNARTADQAGLIIPVEITVFEDRSFTFITKTPPAAVLLKKAAGIESGSGEPNRNKVATVKRDKVREIAETKMPDLNAANVESAMRMVEGTARSMGIVIED, encoded by the coding sequence GTGGCTAAAAAAGTAATTAAAATGGTTAAATTGCAAATTCCTGCTGGTAAAGCGAATCCGGCACCGCCAGTTGGTCCTGCACTAGGTCAAGCTGGTGTTAACATCATGGGATTCTGTAAGGAGTTTAACGCTCGTACAGCAGATCAAGCTGGTCTAATTATTCCTGTTGAAATTACGGTGTTTGAAGACCGTTCATTTACATTCATTACGAAAACTCCACCCGCTGCAGTATTGCTTAAGAAAGCAGCTGGTATCGAGTCTGGTTCTGGAGAGCCTAACCGTAATAAAGTTGCTACAGTCAAGCGTGATAAAGTACGCGAGATTGCTGAAACAAAAATGCCTGATCTAAACGCTGCAAACGTTGAGTCTGCAATGCGTATGGTTGAAGGTACAGCACGCAGCATGGGTATTGTCATCGAAGACTAA